DNA from Rhodobacteraceae bacterium M382:
CAATGGTGCCTTTCTTGTCGCGCACCAATACCCCACCCGGAACCGGGATCACCTGGCCACCGTAGACCCCATTCACCGCCGCCATAAAGTAAGCCTGCGCTTCGGCCCGCGCCATCTGTGCAGTCCCGGCCATCCCCAGCATCACCGCGCCATAGGCTTTGCCATGGGCAATCGCGAACCGCCCCGGTGCGGCCATATCTTCGCGCTCAAAAGCAATCACATGTCCCCCCGCATCCAGCACCACCACCGACAATGGCTTCAGCTCCAGTTCGCGCCCTTTTTCCAACGCTTTGCGAATGATGGTACGGGCCCGTTTCAAATTGATCGACATGTGATGTGTTCCACCCCTGTTTGTTTGCGGATTTCGCCTGGGTTCCCTTTCCGACCTGCATCGGTTCAGGCACCAACTGTCGCATTTCCGTCTGTTTGTTGTGGAATGTCAACGACACCGCCCGCGGGGACCGCAAAACTCGCAGGCCAGAACCGGCCCGGACACGCGAACCGGCTGAACGACAGGGACCAACCAGATGACCACACCAGCCTCCGCCGGGGTGCTGCCACCAAAACCGAAACCGCGCCCGGACAGGGTGTCCTTGTGGACCTATGCGCGGATGTTTCGCCGCGATATCCTGTCAGCCCAACCGGCGCGCCTGTACCGGGCCTGGATGGCCGAATTCCGCACGCCATTTTTTCGCAGTTACCTGTGCAATGATCCCGATCTGGTCGATCTGGTGCTCAAGGAGCGGCCGCGGGATTTCCCGAAATCGGATCGGGTGCGCGCCGGACTAAAACCCCTGCTGGGCGACTCGGTGTTCATCACAAACGGGGCCCAATGGGAACGCCAACGCCGCATTATCGACCTGGCATTCGCAGGCGGACGCCTGCGGCATGTGTTCCCGGCGATGTGGGATGCAGGGGTGGCGGCCGTTGACCGGCTCCGGCCTCTGGCCGACGGATCGCCGGTCGAAATCGAAGCTCAAACCAGCCACGCTGCGATGGATGTGATCTTTCGCACCCTGTTTTCGGTACCGGTTGAAAATGACACCGCCATGGCAGCTTTTGCCGCCTTTCGCGCCCATCAACAGGCCCAGCCCATTGTCAACCTGGGCGCGCTATTGCCCCTGCCCCGCTGGCTCAGGGTTCCCCATTCCCGCGCCACCAAACGCACAGCGCGGACCATTCGAACCCTGATTGCCCAACTGACCCAAGCCCGCGCCGCCGAGATTCAGGCCGGAACCGCGCCCGATGATCTGGCAACCAAGATCATGACAACTCCGGATCCGGAAACGGGCGACACCTTTTCCACCGCCGAAATGGGAGATCAGATCGGGATCTTTTTCCTTGCCGGTCATGAAACCAGCGCCTCGGCTCTGGCCTGGGCGCTGTATCTTTTGGCCCTGTATCCGGACTGGCAGGATCGTGTCGCCTCCGAGGCCCAGCGCGAAATCAAACCCGAAACGATCTATTTCTCGACCTTGTCCCGCCTGCAAACGTCACGCGCGGTGTTTCGCGAAACCATGCGGCTGTACCCGCCGGTGCCGATGTATGTGCGCGAAGCTGCCCGATCCGAATGCCTGCGGGACCGCGACGTGCGCCCTGGTAGCCAGGTCATTCTCAGCCCCTGGCACCTGCACCGTCACGAACGGCTGTGGGATAATCCGGACGGGTTTGACCCGGATCGCTTCACCACACCCAATGGCAAATCCTGTTTGAGATCTGCCTATATTCCGTTTTCCGCCGGGCCCCGGGTTTGCCCTGGGTCCGCTTTCGCCATGGCCGAAGGACCGTTGCTGTTGTCGATGCTGGTCCGGGCCTATCGGTTCGAAATACTCCCCGAACATCCCGCAACCCCTGTTGCGCATTTGACCGTTCGGGCGCGGGATGGCATCTATTTGCGCATAACGCCCCGCGATCCCGACGCTGATGCCGAAATGGACCCCCAGCAATGACCCGATCCGATCTCCGCCTCCCCGCTGCCTGGCCCTTCTGGCTGACATTGACCTTTGTTCCTCTGGTGGCTGTGGCGGTCATGCGGGGCGATTGGACAATCTGGCTGATCCCGGCCTATGGCTGGCTTGTGATGCCGGTGCTGGACCTGGTTGTTGGAAGATATCGCCGCAACGCCGATCCACAGACGCCGGACAGTGACCTGTTCTGGTTCCGTCTGCTCACCTGGATCTGGTTCCCCATCTCCTTTTGTCTGGTGTTTGGCACGATCTGGTATCTGGACGTCCAGGCCGACTATGACACCGGCGTCCTTCTGGCAGTCATGTTCGGCATCGGTGTCACCACGGGTACCGTCGGCATCGTCTACGCGCATGAACTGTTTCACAAATCCGGCTTCGAACGCCATCTCGGCGATCTTCTGTTGGCGCTCGTGCTCTACAGCCATTTCCGCACGGAACATCTGCTGGTGCATCACCCCTGGG
Protein-coding regions in this window:
- a CDS encoding heme-binding protein — protein: MSINLKRARTIIRKALEKGRELELKPLSVVVLDAGGHVIAFEREDMAAPGRFAIAHGKAYGAVMLGMAGTAQMARAEAQAYFMAAVNGVYGGQVIPVPGGVLVRDKKGTIVGAVGVTGDTSDNDAIAAQTGVEAVGMTAEI
- a CDS encoding cytochrome P450, with product MTTPASAGVLPPKPKPRPDRVSLWTYARMFRRDILSAQPARLYRAWMAEFRTPFFRSYLCNDPDLVDLVLKERPRDFPKSDRVRAGLKPLLGDSVFITNGAQWERQRRIIDLAFAGGRLRHVFPAMWDAGVAAVDRLRPLADGSPVEIEAQTSHAAMDVIFRTLFSVPVENDTAMAAFAAFRAHQQAQPIVNLGALLPLPRWLRVPHSRATKRTARTIRTLIAQLTQARAAEIQAGTAPDDLATKIMTTPDPETGDTFSTAEMGDQIGIFFLAGHETSASALAWALYLLALYPDWQDRVASEAQREIKPETIYFSTLSRLQTSRAVFRETMRLYPPVPMYVREAARSECLRDRDVRPGSQVILSPWHLHRHERLWDNPDGFDPDRFTTPNGKSCLRSAYIPFSAGPRVCPGSAFAMAEGPLLLSMLVRAYRFEILPEHPATPVAHLTVRARDGIYLRITPRDPDADAEMDPQQ